The proteins below are encoded in one region of Hordeum vulgare subsp. vulgare chromosome 3H, MorexV3_pseudomolecules_assembly, whole genome shotgun sequence:
- the LOC123445268 gene encoding MADS-box transcription factor 51-like yields the protein MARRGRVELRRIEDRTSRQVRFSKRRSGLFKKAFELSVLCDAEVALLVFSPAGRLYEYASSSIEGTYDRYQAFAGAGKDVSEGGASNNNDGDPSNIQSRLKDITSWSLQNNADDSDANELVKLEKLLTDALKKTKSKKILAQRNSGAGTIASGENSRRF from the exons ATGGCGCGGCGCGGGCGGGTTGAGCTGCGGCGGATCGAGGACCGGACGAGCCGGCAGGTGCGCTTCTCCAAGCGCCGCTCGGGGCTCTTCAAGAAGGCGTTCGAGCTGTCGGTCCTCTGCGACGCCGAGGTCGCGCTGCTCGTCTTCTCCCCCGCCGGCAGGCTCTACGAGTACGCCTCCTCCAG CATAGAAGGTACATATGACCGCTATCAGGCATTTGCAGGAGCCGGAAAGGATGTGAGTGAAGGCGGTGCAAGTAACAACAAT GATGGAGATCCTTCAAATATACAGTCAAGGCTTAAAGATATTACTTCCTG GTCTCTTCAAAACAATGCTGATGACTCAGATGCTAATGAACTGGTGAAACTGGAGAAACTATTGACAGATGCTTTGAAGAAGACAAAATCCAAGAAG ATATTGGCGCAACGAAATAGCGGTGCGGGCACGATTGCGAGTGGCGAGAACTCCAGAAGGTTTTGA